A window of Terriglobia bacterium genomic DNA:
GCATGGCCGCGAGGCGTTGGAGAATCTTTACTCGTTGGGAATGACGATCCAGAAAATGATGTAGAGCAGGCCGCCGGCGCCGGCAAAAATAAACAGCAACAGCCACACCAGCCGCAGCAGCGTGAGGCTCCAGCCGAAGTGTTGTGCCAATCCGGCGCAGACGCCCGCTATCATGCGTCCCTGGCGCGGCCGCAGCAGTTGATGCGTCACCGGCGCTGTGCCGGGAACGGGCTTGGCGCAATACGGGCACAGCCGCGCATCATCGGGTATCGCTTTGCCGCAGGCGTTGCAGTACATGGACCCTCCTCCGCGCTGAGTTCGACCTCAGGGAATGAGCGCGATTTTTCCGTATGCGCCCGGCTCCATCACCGCCTGGTGGGCGCGCGCCGCGTCTTTCAGCGCCAACTCCTG
This region includes:
- a CDS encoding PspC domain-containing protein translates to MYCNACGKAIPDDARLCPYCAKPVPGTAPVTHQLLRPRQGRMIAGVCAGLAQHFGWSLTLLRLVWLLLFIFAGAGGLLYIIFWIVIPNE